One genomic region from Microscilla marina ATCC 23134 encodes:
- a CDS encoding ceramidase domain-containing protein, producing the protein MMVSDTLRKVIASKLVDGGPVYTETTLEHLNNLIVEPWNAYSSLFFLLPPLYWGLKLKGRYSEYPFITFCLPFLVLGGLGSTLFHAFRTSRWLLVMDFMPIIIITLALTIYFWAKALGRWSYTIFVILAMVGLMLPVWMFVPNPYKINISYFTRGVFMFSPMLMVLTRTRYANAKILFIAILFFLAALACRQFDHLAVVKSILPMGIHWLWHLFTVAGAFFLAEYVYRFVNMEKARNQRINDKN; encoded by the coding sequence ATGATGGTATCTGATACCTTAAGAAAAGTAATTGCCAGCAAACTTGTAGACGGAGGACCTGTATATACAGAAACTACCCTAGAGCATTTGAATAATCTGATAGTAGAACCCTGGAATGCTTACTCTTCCTTGTTTTTTTTGTTGCCACCGCTTTATTGGGGGCTTAAACTCAAGGGGAGGTATAGTGAATACCCCTTTATTACCTTTTGTTTGCCATTTTTGGTCTTGGGTGGCTTGGGCAGTACCTTGTTTCATGCTTTTCGTACTTCGCGTTGGTTGCTCGTTATGGACTTTATGCCCATCATCATTATTACTTTAGCCCTTACCATTTATTTTTGGGCAAAAGCCTTGGGACGTTGGTCTTATACCATCTTTGTAATATTGGCAATGGTAGGGTTGATGTTACCTGTTTGGATGTTTGTGCCCAATCCTTACAAAATTAATATTTCTTATTTTACCCGAGGAGTGTTTATGTTTAGCCCTATGCTTATGGTACTTACCAGAACCCGCTACGCCAATGCCAAAATACTTTTTATTGCGATCTTGTTTTTTCTGGCAGCCCTGGCTTGTCGTCAGTTCGACCATTTGGCTGTAGTAAAATCTATATTGCCTATGGGCATCCACTGGCTTTGGCACTTGTTTACTGTAGCGGGTGCTTTCTTTTTGGCAGAGTATGTATATAGGTTTGTAAACATGGAAAAAGCACGAAATCAGCGAATAAATGATAAGAATTAG
- a CDS encoding T9SS type A sorting domain-containing protein: MNKMIKWSFFAFLAITISTSVEGHQLKNALNDIKTYKALAAFQAAETIFVHRGEKVKVKFDTDKAVYQIRIHNPVGRIIGRFKTISSEFVVETKSWRKGIYFIVISKNGKYKERKKVVVSA; encoded by the coding sequence ATGAATAAAATGATAAAGTGGAGCTTTTTTGCATTTTTAGCCATTACAATTTCAACTAGCGTAGAAGGTCACCAATTAAAAAATGCCTTGAATGACATCAAAACGTATAAAGCATTGGCTGCGTTTCAAGCAGCAGAAACCATTTTTGTACACCGGGGAGAAAAAGTAAAAGTGAAATTTGATACAGACAAAGCCGTTTATCAAATACGCATACACAATCCGGTAGGCAGAATTATTGGAAGGTTCAAAACTATCAGCAGTGAGTTTGTCGTAGAAACCAAATCTTGGCGCAAAGGTATTTATTTCATTGTGATTAGTAAGAACGGAAAGTATAAAGAGAGAAAAAAAGTAGTAGTAAGTGCATGA
- a CDS encoding nucleoid-associated protein has protein sequence MFNFDGVSLQNIVVHNVGNKSKEEGVQLSKTLLNLNDDLIQDLLLKYFLSSFKTDAFFQFGHDSDVNLNEVYHYVDQIFENPDNFYDQSVNIAKHLYEASHHNKIKGGEFYIVHFTDCIVDDELADAVGLFKSENKDTYLRVYQQNNNFNIDYADGININKLDKGCLIFNTEKEHGYKVCIVDNLNKSSQAQYWRDDFLRVKPYENNFYHTQNYLTMCKDFVDEVLSEEQEVERPEQIALLNKSVEYFKEKEVFNESEFEQEVIQKPEVVEAFREYKEQYKEQHKEEADVELKFEDFEISSNAVKETKKKFKSVLKLDKNFSVYIHGNRDYVVKGFDEERQMSYYQLYYNDEK, from the coding sequence ATGTTCAATTTCGACGGCGTTAGTTTACAAAACATTGTAGTACATAATGTAGGCAATAAATCTAAGGAAGAAGGGGTGCAGTTATCCAAGACTTTGCTCAACCTTAATGATGATTTGATTCAGGATTTGTTGCTCAAATATTTTTTGTCCTCATTCAAAACAGATGCTTTTTTTCAGTTTGGCCACGACAGCGACGTAAACCTAAACGAAGTATATCATTATGTAGACCAAATATTTGAGAACCCTGACAATTTTTATGACCAATCGGTGAATATAGCCAAACACCTATACGAGGCCTCTCACCACAATAAAATTAAGGGAGGAGAATTTTATATTGTACATTTTACCGACTGTATAGTAGACGATGAACTGGCAGATGCAGTGGGTTTGTTTAAGTCTGAAAACAAAGATACCTACCTGCGGGTGTATCAGCAAAACAACAACTTTAACATTGACTATGCTGATGGAATCAATATTAACAAGCTTGACAAAGGCTGCTTGATTTTTAATACTGAAAAAGAACACGGTTATAAAGTATGTATTGTCGACAACCTTAACAAGAGTAGCCAGGCGCAATATTGGCGCGATGATTTTTTGCGGGTGAAGCCTTACGAAAACAACTTTTACCATACCCAAAACTACCTGACCATGTGCAAAGACTTTGTAGATGAGGTATTGAGCGAAGAGCAGGAGGTAGAGCGTCCAGAACAAATCGCATTGCTTAATAAATCGGTAGAGTATTTTAAAGAAAAAGAGGTGTTCAACGAATCAGAGTTCGAACAAGAAGTAATTCAAAAGCCCGAAGTAGTAGAAGCTTTCCGTGAGTACAAAGAACAGTACAAAGAGCAACACAAAGAAGAGGCAGATGTAGAGTTGAAGTTTGAAGATTTTGAAATCTCGTCTAATGCCGTAAAAGAAACCAAAAAGAAGTTTAAAAGTGTGCTCAAGCTTGACAAAAACTTTAGTGTATATATCCACGGCAACCGCGATTATGTGGTAAAGGGGTTTGACGAAGAGCGCCAGATGAGCTATTATCAGTTGTATTACAACGACGAGAAATAG
- a CDS encoding DUF6340 family protein, producing MKTNKLTLYFISLTLLATSVMSCSTGRRKVTLRTSRPADILVPPKVKSLLVVDRTKFNKNLLNVAESVLTGEFPEEDKAATQALIQAFRAKLTASTRFTSKVAPIREGGNSMTTAFPKPLSWSKIQALCATYKTDAVVAIEIFDTDFIITHGTQKTKKKVKEGGVTKQVEVNEFYARGVNKIKVGIKFYIPASQSMIDQKLYKKTGTWKAAAASKAAAVRTLISKTNASRRLSEKIGRYYAYRISPMPMRITRHFRGKAKRAPELEQGSRYADVAKWAEAIKVWKSGLGRARNKESGYLAYNIAVGYEVLGDLKNAKEWAQTSYIRYGNKYGKEYYDLLQRRIRNETRAKQQLNKE from the coding sequence ATGAAAACAAACAAACTCACCCTATACTTCATTAGCCTAACATTACTGGCAACCAGTGTTATGAGTTGTTCTACAGGTAGGCGCAAAGTCACCCTCAGAACCTCTCGCCCTGCCGATATTTTAGTGCCACCCAAGGTAAAGTCATTGTTGGTAGTAGACCGTACCAAGTTTAACAAAAATCTGTTGAACGTGGCAGAAAGTGTACTTACTGGCGAGTTTCCCGAAGAAGACAAAGCAGCCACCCAAGCATTGATTCAAGCATTTAGAGCCAAGCTCACTGCCTCTACCCGGTTTACATCTAAGGTAGCACCCATTCGAGAGGGAGGCAACAGTATGACCACTGCTTTTCCTAAACCTTTGAGTTGGTCAAAAATACAGGCTTTGTGTGCTACTTATAAAACCGATGCAGTAGTGGCCATTGAAATTTTTGATACTGATTTTATAATCACGCATGGAACACAAAAAACCAAAAAGAAAGTAAAAGAAGGTGGGGTTACCAAGCAAGTAGAAGTAAACGAATTTTACGCCCGTGGGGTAAACAAAATAAAAGTAGGCATTAAGTTTTATATACCTGCCAGCCAAAGTATGATAGACCAAAAGCTGTACAAAAAAACAGGAACCTGGAAGGCTGCTGCAGCCTCCAAAGCTGCTGCTGTCAGAACGTTGATTTCCAAAACGAATGCTTCGCGTAGGTTGAGCGAAAAAATAGGAAGGTATTATGCTTACCGTATATCACCTATGCCTATGCGTATTACACGACACTTTAGAGGAAAAGCCAAAAGAGCGCCTGAACTAGAACAAGGTAGCCGCTATGCCGATGTAGCAAAATGGGCAGAAGCCATTAAGGTATGGAAAAGTGGACTGGGGCGAGCGCGTAACAAAGAGTCGGGCTATTTGGCCTATAACATAGCGGTGGGATATGAGGTGTTAGGTGACTTGAAAAATGCCAAGGAATGGGCGCAAACTTCGTATATA